In the Vicia villosa cultivar HV-30 ecotype Madison, WI unplaced genomic scaffold, Vvil1.0 ctg.000673F_1_1, whole genome shotgun sequence genome, one interval contains:
- the LOC131630354 gene encoding pre-mRNA-splicing factor ATP-dependent RNA helicase DEAH1-like: protein MKRSRGEEVESLRKYSRQCYLQKREEKKLQQLRDDIIDEHYLFEGVELSESEYRDFTHKQQTYDIIANKIGLDVAANNNEYTMPELYDDHQFGINQDKRFSVAMQRYTRDDNDKELNWEDNQIKKATLSFGSKNKRSNDDNHQFVFEDHVDFIKASIMDGHDFQREIALEKSKPKTSVLQALQEDRKNLPIYSFRDELLEAVHNHQIIVIVGETGSGKTTQIPQYLHEAGYTKDGRMIACTQPRRVAAMSVAARVSQEMGVKLGHEVGYSIRFEDCTSKKTVLKYMTDGMLLREFLVHPQLEPYSVVMVDEAHERTLSTDLLFGLLKDLALARPDLKLLISSATLDADKFSTFFDFAPIFNIPGRRYPVEIYFTQAPEANYLDAAVVTTLQIHATQPSGDILVFLTGQEEIETVEEILKHRMRAFQAKIGELIICPIYANLPTELQAKIFEPTPKGARKVVLATNIAETSLTIDGIKYVIDPGFCKMKTYNPKTGMESLLITPISKAAADQRAGRSGRTSPGKCYRLYTAYAFKQELEDNTPPEIQRTSLANVLLTMYSLGIDCEKLMHFDFMDPPPVDSIIKAMELLYNLGASNKHGKLTKVGRRMAEFPLDPMLSKMIVASEKYKCSDEIITIAAMLSTGNSIFYRPKDKKVHADNARMNFHTGDVGDHIANLKIYNSWKEANYSKQWCYENYIQIRSMKRARDIRDQLARLLEKVEIEITSSSNDLDAIKKSIASGFFPHSAILQKYGSYRLVKGQQNVHIHPSSGLVEILPKLVLYHELALTTKEYMRQVTEIKVDWLLEIAPHFYNPMDLEDLTSKKMPRGCGRAGL, encoded by the coding sequence ATGAAGAGGAGTAGAGGAGAAGAAGTTGAATCTCTTAGAAAATATTCTCGGCAATGTTACTTACAAAAGCGAGAGGAAAAGAAATTACAACAACTCAGAGATGACATCATTGACGAACACTATCTATTTGAAGGTGTGGAGCTTTCTGAATCAGAATATCGTGACTTCACGCACAAGCAACAGACTTATGATATAATTGCAAACAAGATAGGCTTAGATGTTGCTGCTAACAACAATGAGTACACAATGCCGGAACTTTACGATGATCATCAATTTGGAATTAATCAAGACAAGAGGTTTTCTGTCGCTATGCAACGTTACACtagagatgataatgataaagaaCTTAATTGGGAGGATAACCAAATCAAAAAGGCAacattgagttttggatccaaaAATAAAAGGAGTAATGATGATAATCACCAGTTTGTTTTTGAGGATCATGTTGATTTTATCAAAGCTTCAATTATGGATGGGCATGATTTTCAACGGGAGATTGCATTGGAAAAATCTAAACCTAAGACTTCAGTTTTACAGGCTCTTCAAGAGGACAGAAAAAACCTACCTATCTATTCTTTCCGAGATGAATTACTTGAAGCTGTTCATAATCACCAGATCATTGTCATTGTCGGTGAAACTGGTTCCGGAAAGACTACTCAAATTCCTCAGTATCTTCATGAAGCTGGTTATACCAAGGACGGGAGGATGATTGCATGTACTCAGCCACGCCGCGTAGCTGCTATGAGTGTTGCCGCCCGAGTTTCCCAAGAGATGGGTGTTAAACTAGGACATGAAGTCGGTTATTCCATAAGATTTGAGGATTGCACTTCCAAGAAGACTGTTCTTAAATACATGACTGATGGAATGTTGTTGAGGGAATTCCTTGTTCACCCTCAGTTAGAACCTTACAGCGTCGTAATGGTGGATGAGGCGCACGAAAGAACACTCTCAACCGATCTTTTATTTGGATTGTTGAAGGATTTAGCACTTGCTCGCCCTGATCTTAAGTTGCTCATATCAAGCGCCACTCTTGATGCAGATAAGTTCAGTACGTTCTTTGATTTTGCTCCGATATTCAATATTCCTGGCAGGCGGTATCCGGTTGAAATCTACTTCACCCAAGCGCCAGAAGCCAATTACTTGGATGCTGCCGTTGTCACCACGCTTCAAATCCATGCTACTCAACCTTCTGGAGATATACTTGTATTCCTTACCGGTCAAGAAGAAATTGAAACAGTGGAAGAAATCTTGAAGCATCGTATGAGAGCTTTCCAGGCTAAAATCGGCGAGTTAATTATATGCCCTATATATGCCAACCTACCAACTGAATTACAGGCTAAAATATTTGAACCCACGCCTAAAGGGGCTCGAAAGGTTGTGCTTGCCACAAACATTGCAGAAACCTCGTTGACAATTGATGGGATCAAGTATGTCATTGATCCAGGATTCTGTAAGATGAAGACTTATAACCCAAAGACTGGAATGGAGTCTTTACTGATAACTCCAATCTCAAAAGCTGCTGCTGATCAAAGAGCTGGTCGGTCGGGAAGAACAAGCCCAGGCAAGTGCTATAGGCTATACACTGCTTACGCTTTTAAACAAGAGTTGGAGGATAACACTCCACCAGAAATACAACGGACTAGCCTCGCTAATGTACTGTTAACCATGTATAGTCTCGGTATTGATTGCGAGAAGTTGATGCATTTTGACTTTATGGATCCTCCGCCGGTTGATTCCATCATCAAAGCCATGGAGCTCTTATATAATCTAGGTGCTTCAAACAAGCATGGAAAGTTAACTAAGGTAGGTAGACGGATGGCAGAGTTCCCACTTGATCCTATGTTGTCGAAAATGATTGTTGCTTCCGAAAAGTACAAATGTTCTGACGAGATCATAACCATCGCTGCCATGCTTTCAACCGGAAACTCAATATTTTACAGGCCAAAGGATAAAAAAGTACATGCTGACAATGCAAGAATGAACTTTCACACAGGAGATGTTGGTGATCACATTGCTAATCTAAAGATCTACAATTCATGGAAGGAAGCCAATTATTCCAAGCAATGGTGTTACGAGAATTATATACAGATACGGAGCATGAAGCGTGCCAGAGACATTCGTGACCAACTTGCACGTTTATTGGAGAAGGTTGAGATTGAAATTACTTCAAGTTCTAATGACTTAGATGCCATAAAAAAATCCATAGCATCTGGATTTTTTCCTCACTCTGCAATACTACAAAAGTATGGATCTTATCGGCTAGTAAAAGGTCAACAGAATGTCCATATACACCCCAGTTCGGGACTGGTAGAGATTCTTCCTAAATTGGTTTTATACCATGAGCTAGCACTCACCACTAAGGAGTATATGAGGCAGGTGACAGAGATAAAGGTAGACTGGTTGCTGGAGATAGCCCCCCATTTTTACAATCCCATGGATCTTGAAGACTTGACCTCCAAGAAAATGCCGCGTGGATGTGGACGTGCCGGCTTATAA